In Pseudobacter ginsenosidimutans, the following are encoded in one genomic region:
- a CDS encoding AraC family transcriptional regulator produces MPIQKPLPVFSIEDITPPFKKQAFSFLVHNEKQWPGLAYPHKHDFFMLLFFTKARGTHSIDFKEYATHKYQVHFLAPGQAHHWKFQSGTSGIQLMFGPDFLPDTRQWPFFSWSGNPVLDLSTAKFNELLAELSLMEKEYRNADHFSIEILAHRLLVLLNMLQRFYESAHPDLNPTPVKKIMMQFTDLVETHYREEPTVEYYAAVLHVTPQHLNNTCKRESGITAGAFIRQRILLEARRLLSFSGMDVKEIAYHLGFSDTSYFSRFVRRYTGLTPLAFRQQVQKVPGSSR; encoded by the coding sequence ATGCCAATACAGAAGCCACTTCCCGTTTTCAGTATCGAAGACATCACGCCTCCTTTCAAAAAGCAGGCATTCAGTTTTCTTGTACATAATGAAAAACAATGGCCGGGACTGGCCTATCCGCATAAGCATGATTTCTTTATGCTCCTCTTTTTTACCAAAGCCAGGGGCACCCATAGTATCGATTTCAAAGAATATGCAACACATAAATACCAGGTGCATTTCCTGGCGCCCGGACAGGCGCATCACTGGAAATTCCAGTCCGGCACCAGTGGAATACAACTGATGTTCGGACCGGATTTCCTGCCGGATACCAGGCAATGGCCTTTCTTCTCCTGGTCCGGCAATCCTGTACTGGACCTAAGCACTGCAAAATTCAACGAGCTACTGGCCGAACTGTCATTAATGGAAAAAGAATACAGGAATGCTGACCATTTTTCCATCGAAATTCTTGCACACCGGCTGCTGGTGTTACTCAATATGCTGCAAAGATTCTATGAATCGGCTCATCCGGATCTGAATCCCACACCTGTTAAGAAGATCATGATGCAGTTTACGGACCTGGTGGAAACGCATTACAGGGAGGAGCCTACAGTTGAATATTATGCCGCAGTGTTACATGTAACGCCGCAACACCTCAACAATACCTGCAAACGCGAATCCGGAATCACAGCAGGCGCATTCATCCGCCAGCGGATATTGCTGGAAGCCAGGCGGCTGCTCAGTTTTTCAGGGATGGATGTAAAAGAGATCGCCTATCATCTGGGATTTTCCGACACTTCCTATTTCAGCCGCTTTGTCCGCAGGTACACGGGCCTCACCCCACTCGCCTTCCGTCAGCAGGTTCAGAAAGTACCCGGATCATCCCGTTAA
- a CDS encoding ankyrin repeat domain-containing protein, whose translation MKLFFYAAMLISSLTACAQKNNTMSNTPADQQLAAAIKADDAVAVANALKAGAGKEIRDGENRTPLMNALYQNRLEAAKVLIRAGASVNAQDRVLNTPFLYAGASGFTDIVRLCMKSGADYTIFNRYNGSALIPACERGHVETVAAILEDKKFPIDHINRLGWTALLEAIILGNGGKAHTKIVQLLIKAGADLNIADQNGITPLAHARKKGQKEIVILLENAGAR comes from the coding sequence ATGAAACTATTCTTTTATGCGGCGATGCTTATAAGCAGCCTTACTGCATGTGCACAAAAAAACAATACGATGAGCAATACTCCCGCAGACCAGCAACTGGCAGCCGCCATCAAAGCTGATGATGCAGTTGCTGTGGCAAACGCATTGAAAGCAGGCGCCGGGAAAGAGATCCGTGATGGAGAAAACAGAACCCCACTGATGAATGCCCTCTATCAAAACCGGCTGGAAGCAGCCAAAGTATTGATCCGCGCAGGCGCCAGCGTGAATGCGCAGGACAGGGTGCTGAATACGCCTTTTCTGTATGCAGGCGCATCCGGCTTCACAGACATCGTGAGGCTCTGTATGAAATCCGGAGCAGATTACACTATTTTCAACCGCTATAATGGATCGGCCCTGATCCCCGCCTGCGAAAGAGGACATGTGGAAACTGTTGCCGCCATACTTGAGGACAAAAAATTCCCCATCGATCATATCAATCGCCTGGGCTGGACTGCCTTGCTGGAAGCCATCATTCTGGGTAATGGCGGTAAGGCACATACGAAGATCGTACAGCTCCTGATCAAGGCAGGGGCTGACCTGAACATTGCGGACCAAAACGGGATCACTCCGCTGGCGCATGCCAGGAAAAAAGGACAAAAAGAGATTGTGATACTGCTGGAAAATGCAGGAGCCAGATAA